The proteins below come from a single Triticum aestivum cultivar Chinese Spring chromosome 5D, IWGSC CS RefSeq v2.1, whole genome shotgun sequence genomic window:
- the LOC123125046 gene encoding uncharacterized protein: MASCLGPAARVYTAPRRHPASPFSPPAAPARVRLPRTAPRSLSMSLSALRPRVHRCYSDPESGPWSDPAVDHHYDVVNMDHSDETDAGLVLGVPAVEEPRERAVTTDIGADVDDKDRHDVVAMVLSDGTDDLVLDGSAVEEPRKLAATTGIGEDDEDHHDAVAMVLSDGTDALVLSGPAVEDPRELAPTTGFGECSHDDVDDWGDLDDVVYPAGLTVREIQEFETADFSQAAINERFRRESKEAKAAVIGAVTGMVRPLRELLDDLRSLKSVFDTQEFQIGMPFGAIMTCMGMYQLWKLSPSTCIEVAMYYAFYKLSTIAADVRRRGFSPDWIIRIKLGIIIALLVKYHRKSTAPLGNYVRLAILVIYVTSVFWDVRGLKKYARMILPMALEMAKHPMATTIRCKRVKATGEVEYFEIKR, translated from the exons ATGGCGTCGTGTCTTGGGCCGGCCGCGAGGGTTTACACCGCGCCACGGCGGCATCCGGCCTCCCCATTCTCCCCGCCCGCCGCCCCTGCTCGCGTACGTCTGCCGCGAACGGCGCCGCGCTCCCTGTCCATGTCACTGTCGGCACTGCGCCCGCGCGTGCACCGCTGCTATTCTGATCCCGAGAGCGGGCCTTGGAGCGATCCGGCCGTCGACCACCACTACGATGTCGTGAACATGGACCACAGCGACGAAACCGATGCCGGTTTGGTTCTGGGCGTCCCGGCCGTCGAGGAGCCCCGCGAGCGCGCGGTCACCACGGACATTGGCGCGGACGTGGACGACAAAGATCGTCACGATGTCGTGGCCATGGTCCTCAGCGATGGCACAGACGACTTAGTTCTGGACGGCTCGGCCGTCGAGGAGCCCCGCAAGCTCGCGGCCACCACGGGCATCGGCGAGGACGACGAAGACCATCACGATGCCGTGGCCATGGTCCTCagcgatggcaccgacgccttggTTCTGAGCGGCCCAGCCGTTGAGGATCCCCGCGAGCTCGCGCCCACCACAGGCTTTGGCGAGTGCTCGCACGACGACGTCGACGACTGGGGCGACCTCGACGACGTCGTGTATCCCGCGGGGCTGACCGTCAGGGAGATCCAAGAGTTCGAAACCGCGGACTTCAGCCAGGCCGCCATCAACGAGCGGTTCCGGCGCGAGTCCAAGGAGGCAAAGGCCGCCGTCATAGGCGCTGTCACCGGCATGGTCCGCCCACTCCGGGAACTCCTCGACGACCTGCGGAGTCTCAAGAGCGTCTTCGACACCCAGGAGTTCCAGATCGGCATGCCCTTCGGCGCCATCATGACGTGTATGGGGATGTACCAACTGTGGAAGCTTAGTCCCTCCACGTGCATCGAGGTTGCCATGTACTACGCCTTCTACAAGCTCAGCACCATCGCGGCCGACGTCCGGCGGCGTGGCTTCTCCCCTGACTGGATAATCCGGATTAAACTCG GTATAATCATCGCTCTGCTTGTCAAATATCATAGGAAAAGCACTGCGCCCCTTGGCAATTATGTCAG GCTAGCAATCTTGGTCATCTATGTTACTTCGGTGTTTTGGGACGTGCGGGGTTTGAAGAAGTACGCGAGAATGATTCTCCCTATGGCCCTCGAGATGGCAAAGCATCCCATGGCAACGACAATACGGTGCAAACGAGTGAAAGCGACAGGAGAGGTTGAATATTTCGAAATCAAAAGATGA